A window of the bacterium genome harbors these coding sequences:
- a CDS encoding branched-chain amino acid ABC transporter permease: MILSRLRGDPGGTARSVGTGDYARNTRRIAAALFVALVLVGVFQATTPGVFRHYFVDVVMTRSLLFGVAAASIVFLSAFGGMISLAQTLMYGVCAFTIGNAVTTGGSKGLNLGWNPWVGVALGIGVTTALGFVMGLIASRSSGLYYLMITLAYGVIGFYFFGQVTVLSGFGGVNQVRAPDFIGEPTDPTNPERLFFTCLVVAAVVYLLLRYVSRTPFGLALQGVRDDPVRMNSLGFNVAMHRTWAFTLAAFVASLGGVLYVWEQRAISPTTISLVGILNLLIMAIIGGVLVLEGAWLGAFIYVALENYVRNVVFLNNWIEEARFRTLAGAIVLILVLACPDGVVGLRKVRGATTFALIGAAVWGTVGGLQEGDRGAIAGVIVGAVAGIGAAGLVGWLSGHRDTARGAWSRLLATGRPGRVHAGN, from the coding sequence GTGATCCTGTCCCGCCTGCGTGGCGATCCCGGCGGCACAGCTCGCAGCGTCGGCACCGGCGACTACGCCCGCAACACCCGCCGGATCGCCGCAGCTCTCTTCGTGGCCCTCGTTCTGGTTGGCGTGTTCCAGGCCACCACACCGGGCGTCTTCCGCCACTACTTCGTGGACGTGGTGATGACTCGGTCGCTGCTGTTCGGCGTCGCCGCGGCCAGCATCGTCTTCCTCTCGGCCTTCGGGGGGATGATTTCCCTGGCGCAGACGCTCATGTACGGCGTGTGTGCGTTCACCATCGGCAACGCCGTCACCACCGGGGGCAGCAAGGGGCTGAACCTGGGTTGGAACCCCTGGGTCGGGGTCGCGTTGGGCATCGGTGTCACGACGGCGCTGGGATTCGTGATGGGACTCATCGCCAGCCGCTCCAGCGGGCTCTACTACCTCATGATCACGCTCGCCTACGGCGTCATCGGGTTCTACTTCTTCGGCCAGGTGACGGTGCTGTCGGGCTTCGGTGGCGTCAATCAGGTGCGCGCGCCCGACTTCATCGGAGAACCGACGGACCCCACCAACCCCGAGCGTCTGTTCTTCACCTGCTTGGTGGTCGCGGCGGTGGTCTACCTGCTGCTGCGATACGTGTCGCGCACGCCGTTCGGGCTGGCTCTGCAAGGGGTGCGCGACGACCCCGTGCGCATGAACTCCCTGGGCTTCAACGTGGCCATGCACCGCACCTGGGCCTTCACGCTTGCGGCCTTCGTTGCGTCTCTGGGCGGTGTTCTCTACGTCTGGGAGCAGCGAGCGATCTCACCCACCACGATCAGCCTCGTGGGCATCCTGAACCTGCTCATCATGGCGATCATCGGCGGGGTGCTCGTCCTGGAGGGGGCATGGCTGGGGGCGTTCATCTACGTGGCGTTGGAGAACTATGTCCGCAACGTGGTGTTCCTGAACAACTGGATCGAGGAGGCGCGCTTCCGCACACTGGCGGGGGCGATCGTGCTGATCCTGGTGCTTGCGTGTCCCGACGGGGTGGTGGGGCTGCGCAAGGTGCGCGGTGCAACGACGTTCGCGTTGATCGGCGCCGCGGTCTGGGGCACCGTCGGGGGTCTGCAAGAAGGTGACCGCGGTGCCATCGCGGGCGTCATCGTCGGCGCGGTGGCGGGAATCGGCGCGGCAGGTCTCGTGGGTTGGCTGTCGGGTCATCGCGACACCGCCCGTGGCGCCTGGTCGAGGCTGCTGGCCACCGGGCGGCCCGGCCGGGTCCACGCGGGGAACTAG